TATGGTGGACTTAGATGGAGCAAAAGCCGGGGCTGAACAAAATGGTGAGCATGTCATCAGGGTAGCTAATGAACTGCCATGCAAAGTACAAATTGGCGGCGGAATTCGGTCTGAAAATGATGTCCGTTATTACTTAGATCAAGGTGTCGATCGCGTAATTATCGGGTCACTCGCCGTCAGAAATCTCGGACTGACCAAACAGCTTGTTCAGGAATTTGGTGAACGGATTGCTATTGGATTGGATGCGAGGGATGGTTACGTCGCTACACAAGGATGGCTGGAAAGCTCTGAAGTTAAAGCTGTTGACTTAGGCCGGGAATTAGCTGAGGCTGGAGCTCAGACATTTATCTATACAGACATTGCTAAAGATGGTATGCTCTCTGGTCCTAATTTGGAAGAAATCGTGACTCTAGCTGATAAGACGGCAACAAATGTAATCGCTTCTGGAGGTATTAAAGAGCTTGAAGATTTACGGAAGCTAAAAAAATATCAGGATCAGAACGTCATTGGTAGTATTGTTGGAAAAGCGATCTATACAAAACAATTTAAACTCGAAGATGCTTTGAAGCTGGAGGTGGAATAATGCTGTCAAAAAGGATTATTCCATGCCTTGATGTGAAAGAAGGCAGAGTCGTCAAAGGAATTCAATTTGTTGAAATAAGAGATGCGGGCGATCCCGTGGAACTTGCCAAGGTATATGATGAGCAAGGAGCAGATGAGTTAGTCTTTCTCGATATTTCGGCAACCCATGAAGGGAAGAAAACGATGATCGATGTCGTACGGGCTGTTGCTTCCGAATTAGCGATCCCTTTTACCGTTGGCGGCGGTATTCGTACGCTTGAGGATATGAAAGAAACCCTCCGAAACGGAGCCGATAAAGTATCACTGAATTCGGCCGCTGTGAAGCGCCCGGAACTGATTACAGAAGGTGCGGATTATTTTGGCAGCCAGTGCATCGTAGTGGCAATAGATGCCCGGTACGATGTAGAAGCGGGAACGTGGCGGGTCTATACACATGGTGGCCGCACTCCGACGGACTGGCTGGCGGTTGAATGGGCAAAGGAAGCAGTTAAGCTTGGAGCAGGAGAGATCCTGCTTACATCGATGAACAAGGATGGAGAAAAGACTGGATTTGATTTGCCCTTACTAAGAGCCATCCAAGAAGTTGTTTCTGTACCAGTGATCGCTTCCGGGGGTGCCGGGGCGGCAGAACACTTTTATGATGTATTCACGGAAGTGAATGCTGATGCCGCACTGGCTGCTTCCATTTTCCATTATAAAGAAACATCTGTTGCTAACGTTAAAGAGTATTTAAAGAGTAAAGGGGTTGTTGTTCGATGAATATAAGTGAAGTCTCATTTGATGAACGCGGGCTGGTACCCGCTGTCGTACAAGATGCAAGATCAAAGGCAGTGCTTACGCTTGCTTATATGAATAAGGAAGCATTGGAAAAGACGTTGGAATTAAAGGAAACGGTCTTTTACAGCCGTTCACGCCAAGAGTTATGGCATAAAGGAGAAACATCGGGAAACACCCAGAAGGTGGTAAGCCTTCATTTTGATTGCGACCAGGATGCGCTGTTAATCCAAGTGATACCATCTGGGCCGGCCTGCCATACAGGAAGCTACAGCTGCTTCTACAAATCGATTACTGACCAAACCACGGACTTGAAGCCTGACCGATTTGCTATTTTAGACGAGCTGCTTCACGTGTTAGCTGAACGAAAGGCAGCGCTGCCTGAAGATTCCTATACGTCCAAGCTGTTTCAGGAAGGAGTAGACAGAATTGCCAAGAAAATTGGTGAAGAAGCGGGTGAAGTAATTATTGCCGCAAAAAACAATGACGCCGAAGAAATGTCTATGGAGTCTGCCGATCTACTCTTTCACTTGCTGCTATTACTAACAGAACGTGATGTTCCATTTGACCGGGTACTGGACGTACTTCAAGAACGGCACCAATAATTTCGACAAAAACTCTTAAATTCCTCCTATTTCATAGAGCAAGATTATGTTATACTGCTTAATTAGTGAGATTTGAAACGTAATAGGGGGAGCGTCATGACGACATCAAACAGCTCAGCAGTAAAAGAAAATAAAAATGTCATCCCATTTATGCCGACAGCGAATTTTTATTTTTCACATGGCATCCAGGCTTTTCAAAAGCGCCGATTTAAAGCTGCTGTTAAATGGCTGAATAAAGCTATTGAAGCTGATCCTGATGAACCATTGTATCCATGCCAGCTTTCCGTAATCTATACGGAAGTTGGCTCTTATCATGCTGCCAACCAATTGTTAACTGAGGTCTTGGCTAAATTTGGAAAAGAATATGTGGATTGCTATTACCTCATGGCTAATAATTATGCTCATCTTGGTTTGTTGAACGATGCAAAAAAATATGTAGAAACCTATCTTGAGCAATCCGGCGATGGAGAGTTTGATGAAGCTGCTAAACAACTACTGGAGATGCTGGATAGCTTGGACGATGAGTCTTTAGAAGATGATGATTGGGCATTTGAAGATGAAGACGACTTGCTTGTGTACCAGGAGACGGCGTTTTACCATTTG
This Halobacillus salinarum DNA region includes the following protein-coding sequences:
- the hisA gene encoding 1-(5-phosphoribosyl)-5-[(5-phosphoribosylamino)methylideneamino]imidazole-4-carboxamide isomerase, which codes for MTFTIYPAIDMKDGKCVRLEQGDFDKQTVYGDNPFETAKEFAEAGASWVHMVDLDGAKAGAEQNGEHVIRVANELPCKVQIGGGIRSENDVRYYLDQGVDRVIIGSLAVRNLGLTKQLVQEFGERIAIGLDARDGYVATQGWLESSEVKAVDLGRELAEAGAQTFIYTDIAKDGMLSGPNLEEIVTLADKTATNVIASGGIKELEDLRKLKKYQDQNVIGSIVGKAIYTKQFKLEDALKLEVE
- the hisF gene encoding imidazole glycerol phosphate synthase subunit HisF, coding for MLSKRIIPCLDVKEGRVVKGIQFVEIRDAGDPVELAKVYDEQGADELVFLDISATHEGKKTMIDVVRAVASELAIPFTVGGGIRTLEDMKETLRNGADKVSLNSAAVKRPELITEGADYFGSQCIVVAIDARYDVEAGTWRVYTHGGRTPTDWLAVEWAKEAVKLGAGEILLTSMNKDGEKTGFDLPLLRAIQEVVSVPVIASGGAGAAEHFYDVFTEVNADAALAASIFHYKETSVANVKEYLKSKGVVVR
- the hisIE gene encoding bifunctional phosphoribosyl-AMP cyclohydrolase/phosphoribosyl-ATP diphosphatase HisIE yields the protein MNISEVSFDERGLVPAVVQDARSKAVLTLAYMNKEALEKTLELKETVFYSRSRQELWHKGETSGNTQKVVSLHFDCDQDALLIQVIPSGPACHTGSYSCFYKSITDQTTDLKPDRFAILDELLHVLAERKAALPEDSYTSKLFQEGVDRIAKKIGEEAGEVIIAAKNNDAEEMSMESADLLFHLLLLLTERDVPFDRVLDVLQERHQ
- a CDS encoding tetratricopeptide repeat protein, translating into MTTSNSSAVKENKNVIPFMPTANFYFSHGIQAFQKRRFKAAVKWLNKAIEADPDEPLYPCQLSVIYTEVGSYHAANQLLTEVLAKFGKEYVDCYYLMANNYAHLGLLNDAKKYVETYLEQSGDGEFDEAAKQLLEMLDSLDDESLEDDDWAFEDEDDLLVYQETAFYHLEHEHWDQALSVLEEMMQHFPEFLLAKHKYAYALFHSGDKHGAIELEKQWLKKNHTNIHSHVNLAGFYLEQGFPEKAEIHVNVLFNVFPMHEQQKLAVAETLSRAGHYEEAVERFRILDQKQVIQRRVYYKWYSIALYHTGNPSKALQLWEKGCHSFPKLGEEDGPWSDK